From the genome of Adhaeribacter pallidiroseus:
TACATTATTCGGCCATTGTTTTGTTACTAATTTTGCTGTACCAAGTGTACAGGTATTACCAAAAAGCCTACGGCCTGCGATCGAAAAACATGAATGCCTTTACTTGGTTTGGCTGCACCGCTTTGGTGTATCTGGCCAGTACCGAATTAGATCATTTGGTATTGCTGTTTCAGTTTTCGCCCGGCGAAAATTTAAATAATTTGTTGCAACAAGAACATAAAATTGGGTTTCCGATTTTATGGGGACTGGCTTCTTTTGGATTTATGCTGTTGGGCATGCGTTACAAATTAAAAACCCTGCGTCTGGTTTCGCTTACCTTGTTTTTTATCACGCTCCTTAAACTTTTTCTGTTTGATATTCGCAACATTTCGGCAGGAGGTCGTATTGCGGCCTTTATTTCGTTAGGTATTTTGTTGCTGGTAGTTTCGTTTTTGTATCAAAAATTAAAAAATTTGCTCCTGGATGATGTGCCTCCCGAAAAGGTACATAGCTAATTCTTGGTTATTAATGTATAAAATACGGTAGAGCCGTATGCAACTTTATTTTTTAAATTTTAGATTTTTAACTCAACGTTTCCATGAAATCTTTCCGGTTTATATTTATTGGTTTTGGTTTAGTAAGTTGGTTGTTTTTGGCGGCTTGTTCGGGCAAATCCAACAAGGGTGATTTAGGCACGTACGAAACCCTGACGGATGCCAACGTTACGGAACTGCTTACGAAATTCGGCCAAGAAAATCCGGAAACCAAGGTAACGATTAGTACCAGCCTGGGCGTGATAAAGGTGCGCTTGTATAAAGATACCCCATTGCACCGGGCTAACTTTGTACGGCTGGCCAAAATGGGTTTTTACGACAATACCATATTCTATCGCGTACTCCGCGATTTTATGATTCAAGGGGGCGATACGCGGGAGCGTAAAATTAAGACCGATAAATACGGCGTGCCCAGCGAAGTAAAACCGCAGTACTTTCACAAACGCGGCGCTTTGGCTATGGCTCGCTACGACGACGAATTTAACCCAAAACGCTTATCGTCGTCGCATAATTTTTACCTGATTCAAGGAGTAGTGCATAACCAGGAAAGTCTGGACGATATTGCTCAGAGTAAAAAAATCACGTTTTCGCCGGAGCAAGTAAAAACCTATACCACCATTGGCGGCGTTCCCTCCCTGGATACCAAGTACACGGTTTTTGGAGAAGTAACCGAAGGCTTAGACGTAATTGATAAAATAGCCAAAGTACCCGTTGACCCCAATGACGTGCCGGTGCAGGATGTGTTTATGACGGTAGAAGTAGAGGAATAGTTTTTTAAATTTTTAATTATTCTGGTATTCTTTGGAGCCGGTTCCTGTTTCCAGGCATTGGTGCTATCTAACTGACTAGCTATAAGTTTGTCTCGTGGCCGGCAGACCTCGTTTGGCACTTCTGCCCTCGCTAGCCTCTCTTTCCTCGCTCCGCTGCGGAATACTGCTGCGCAGTACCGGAACCCTAGCAGGTGCTCCTGAGCCAAACGGATGTAATTTTTCTGGACTAAATTTTACTAGTCCAGCACTAATCTACTATTTACTTTAAACTACATGCAAACATCAAAAATATGCAAAATAAATTTAGCTTAGCTGCCGCCCAAGAAGCATTAAAACAATCGGGCCAGGAGTTTACACTTTTACTGGAACATGGCACCTTAGCGGTAGAATTGTACCAACCCCACGAAACAGTCAAGCAAACGCCTCACGAACAAGATGAAGTTTATGTTATAGCCACCGGCGAAAGCAAGTTCTTTTTATCAGGAGAAACTAGTCAGGTTAGAGCCGGTGATTTTTTATTTGTGCCCGCGGCTGCCGAACACCGCTTCCTAAATTTCTCACCGGATTTTAGTACCTGGGTTTTATTTTACGGTCCGAAAGGTGGGGAAAACGGAATTGTTAAAAAGGTAGCCATTCCGTAAACAGTAAAAATTTAAAAAAACAAAAAAGCTTCCCGGTTACCGGGAAGCTTTTTTGTTTTTTTAAATTTTTACTGTTTACCAGATTTTAATTTGCTCGGTAGCCGACTTCACCATTTTATCGCCGGGTTTGCAGCCAAAAGCTTCGTAAAACTGCGGCATATTATTCAAAGGTCCGTTGGTCCGGAAACGGCCCGGCGAGTGCGGGTCGGTTTGCACTTGTTGGTTAAAATACTGCTCCGTAGCATTTACGCGCCAGATTTGGGCCCAAGCCAAAAAGAAACGCTGCTCCGGGGTAAATCCGGCAACTTTTTCTTTTTTCTTACCGGCTAGTGCTTTTTGAAGCGCCGTATAGGCAATGTTTAAACCACCAATATCGGCTAGGTTTTCGCCCAGCGTAAGTTTACCGTTTACTTTTACCGTTGGCAACACTTCGTACGCATCATATTGACTCACTACCATGTCGGCGCGTTTGGTAAATTGCTCCGCATCGGTTTTGGTCCACCAATCTTTCAGGTTACCTTCGGCATCGTACTGGCGGCCCTGGTCGTCGAAGCCGTGGGTTATCTCGTGACCAATAACGGCGCCCATGCCTCCGTAATTAACCGCGTCATCAGCTTTCGGGTCGAAGAAGGGGGGCTGCATAATGCCCGCTGGAAACACGATTTCGTTCATGGATGGATTGTAATACGCGTTTACCGTGGGCGGCGTCATGCCCCACTCGGCCCGGTCAATGGGTTTTCCTAATTTGTTTATATCGTAATTAAAGGCAAATTCGTTGGCGTGCAGCACGTTTACCACGTAAGATCCCCGGCTGATAGCCAAAGCGGAATAATCTTTCCATTTATCCGGATAACCTATTTTTACCGCAAAGGCATCTAGTTTAACCAAGGCTTGTTTTTTGGTAGTTTCGCTCATCCAATCCAAAGTTTGCACGTGCTCCTGAAAAGCGTCGCGCAGGTTTTTTACCATTTCCAGGGCGCGGGCTTTGGCTTCGGGCGTAAAGGTTTTCTCAACGAACAGTTGGCCCATTGCTTCGCCGATAGCGGCATCGGTGGTCCGTAATACGCGCTTCCAGCGGGGTTGCAACGCTTTCGTACCACTCAACACTTTGCCGTAAAAATTAAAATTTTCCTGCACAAAAGCTTTGTTCAGGTACGGAGCCGTAGAATGAATTAAATGCCAACGCAGGTACGTTTTCCAGTCGCTCAGCGAGCTGGATTTTACCACCGTATTTAATTCTTTAAAAAAATCGGGTTGCCCCACAATTACTTCGGTGGCGCCTTTTACGCCCAATTGCGTTAAAAATAAATTCCAGTCGGTAGCGGGCGTTAACTTTTGCAACTGCGCTAAAGTCATTTTATTGTAGTTGGCCTGCGGATCGCGTAGTTCTACGCGGGTGCGGGAAGCTTTTGCCAAACGGGTTTCCAAGTCCATCACTTTGGCTGCATTTTTTCCCGCGGTAGTAGTATCTTCGCCCAGCAGCGCGAACAAATTCTTTACGTGCTTCACGTATTCGGTGCGGATGTTCTTGGACCGGTCGTCTTCTTTCAGGTAATAATCCCGATCAGGTAAGCCCAAGCCGCCTTGATTTAAAAAAATAGCGTATTCCGTGCTTTTCTTATCGTCCTGGCCCACGTAAAAGCTAAACATACCACTAATGCCCGCTTTTTTTAATTGGGCAGCGGTAGTGAGCAAGCTTCTCACATCACGTATAGCGGCTACTTTATCGAAATACGGTTGTAAGGGAGCGGCTTCCAATTTATCAATTGCCACCGAGTCCATACCGGAAGCGTAAAAATCACCTACTTTTTGCGCGTTGCTGCCTTTTGGGGACGTGCGGTTAGCCGCTGCTTCGGTTAAGATGCTATGTTGTACCGCGTAATTTTTATCCTGCAACTCATTAAAACTGCCCCAGCGACTCTCCGCCGCCGGCACTGGGTTATTTTTAATCCAGCCACCATTCGCAAATTGAAAAAAATCAACACAAGGTGATTGAGTAGTATCCAAGTTTGCCCGGTCGATTCCTACTCCTTTAGTTTGCTTTGCAACAGAAGCGGTGGCCGTAGTGGTAGTAGTAATAGCAGTAGTTGTTTCGGCAGTGGTAACGGGTTGGGTAGGCGCGGTACTGCTGCAACCAGCCAGGTAAAATCCAGCTAAAGTCAATGCGCTTATCCAGGAAATCTGATTCGTCATTTTAATTTTAAAGTAAGTTGTAATGTGAATTAAGTGATTATTGGTGAATAATTGTGCGCTATTGGGCTAATTTTTAAACGGTAACAGACCAATTTTTAAATTTAATTAGATGCGAGGCCTTAATAGTTGACACTGCAAATATATACTAAGATGTTCTGGAAAGCAGCATGCCACCGCATTCATTCTGCATTGGGCCTTATGCTATATTGATTGTTTTCGAAATTGAGCACGAATCCCTGGTGCTTTTATGAGCGCTCGGTTATTTTTCTTTTGCACAGTAACTCGTGGCAATACTTTTAAATTAGCCTTGTATTTTTAAACAGGAAAACCGGAGCGTTATTGCTTACAGAAGTTCCTGGGCAGGATCCCAGAATAATTTTTCAAAATTTACTACTGTATCGTTTTCTACCCGCACGCCTTCCTGTTCCAGGCTGGCTTGCATGGCATCCGGCGATTCAAAATGCTGTTTGCCGGTAAGCAAACCATTCCGGTTTACTACCCGGTAAGCCGGAATACCGCTTTTGGCGTGCGAGGCAATAAGCGCCCAGCCCACCATCCGGGCCGATCCTTTGCTGCCCAGGTAACTGGCAATGGCCCCGTAAGAAGTAACCCGGCCAACCGGAATAAGTTGTACTACCGCGTACACATTTTTAAAAAAATTATCGTCTTTTACTTTTGCCATTCATCCCCGGATTTAAATGCTAAGTTAAACCTACAATTTAGCTGTTTTGCTTTTTTAATAAACAAAATGCGCATTAAAACTTCAGAATTGAAACAGAATCAAAAACTAAGTTGCGTTTATTTTAGAAAACTTCCGTAGGCATAGTTGGTTTATGAACTATAATTCCAGAAACAATAAAAGATTATTAAAAATACTGCTTTGCTTTGAATCAGAAGCCGTTAAAATAGAGTAAGTAAGTTGGCATGCTGTCGTATTGATTTCCCGAACTACTTGTAATTGATGTTTAACCTTATTTTTATTTTCGCGCTTTCGTTAATAACGTTTTAAAAACACCCATGAAAATTAAGTATTTTGTTTATGCTTTATTAATTATTGGATTTGCCTCGCTGATTGTCTACCGGATTTCGGCCAACAAAAAAACGGCGGGTGGCGGTCCCGGTGGTCCGGGAGGAGCTGCGGGCGGTGGAGGCCCGGGTGGGCCCGGCGGTGCGGGTGGTGGCCGGGGCGGTGTGCTACAGGTAGATGGAATTGTAGTAAAGCCCCGGGAATTCGCGAATAACTTAGCCGTAACCGGTTCCATAGAAGCCAACGAACAAGTTCAAATTCGCGGCCAGGTGTCTGGCTTAATCCGGAGTATTACATTTCAGGAAGGCAGCAGTGTAAAAGCAGGTCAGGTTTTATTAAAAATAGATGAT
Proteins encoded in this window:
- a CDS encoding peptidylprolyl isomerase, which translates into the protein MKSFRFIFIGFGLVSWLFLAACSGKSNKGDLGTYETLTDANVTELLTKFGQENPETKVTISTSLGVIKVRLYKDTPLHRANFVRLAKMGFYDNTIFYRVLRDFMIQGGDTRERKIKTDKYGVPSEVKPQYFHKRGALAMARYDDEFNPKRLSSSHNFYLIQGVVHNQESLDDIAQSKKITFSPEQVKTYTTIGGVPSLDTKYTVFGEVTEGLDVIDKIAKVPVDPNDVPVQDVFMTVEVEE
- a CDS encoding cupin domain-containing protein — its product is MQNKFSLAAAQEALKQSGQEFTLLLEHGTLAVELYQPHETVKQTPHEQDEVYVIATGESKFFLSGETSQVRAGDFLFVPAAAEHRFLNFSPDFSTWVLFYGPKGGENGIVKKVAIP
- a CDS encoding M13 family metallopeptidase, producing the protein MTNQISWISALTLAGFYLAGCSSTAPTQPVTTAETTTAITTTTTATASVAKQTKGVGIDRANLDTTQSPCVDFFQFANGGWIKNNPVPAAESRWGSFNELQDKNYAVQHSILTEAAANRTSPKGSNAQKVGDFYASGMDSVAIDKLEAAPLQPYFDKVAAIRDVRSLLTTAAQLKKAGISGMFSFYVGQDDKKSTEYAIFLNQGGLGLPDRDYYLKEDDRSKNIRTEYVKHVKNLFALLGEDTTTAGKNAAKVMDLETRLAKASRTRVELRDPQANYNKMTLAQLQKLTPATDWNLFLTQLGVKGATEVIVGQPDFFKELNTVVKSSSLSDWKTYLRWHLIHSTAPYLNKAFVQENFNFYGKVLSGTKALQPRWKRVLRTTDAAIGEAMGQLFVEKTFTPEAKARALEMVKNLRDAFQEHVQTLDWMSETTKKQALVKLDAFAVKIGYPDKWKDYSALAISRGSYVVNVLHANEFAFNYDINKLGKPIDRAEWGMTPPTVNAYYNPSMNEIVFPAGIMQPPFFDPKADDAVNYGGMGAVIGHEITHGFDDQGRQYDAEGNLKDWWTKTDAEQFTKRADMVVSQYDAYEVLPTVKVNGKLTLGENLADIGGLNIAYTALQKALAGKKKEKVAGFTPEQRFFLAWAQIWRVNATEQYFNQQVQTDPHSPGRFRTNGPLNNMPQFYEAFGCKPGDKMVKSATEQIKIW
- a CDS encoding MGMT family protein, yielding MAKVKDDNFFKNVYAVVQLIPVGRVTSYGAIASYLGSKGSARMVGWALIASHAKSGIPAYRVVNRNGLLTGKQHFESPDAMQASLEQEGVRVENDTVVNFEKLFWDPAQELL